A genomic segment from Flavobacterium sp. 9R encodes:
- a CDS encoding alpha/beta fold hydrolase, which produces MNKFTVKDGTEIYFKDLGAGQPIFFHHGWPLSSDDWDAQMMFFLEKGYRVIAHDRRGHGRSTQTFQGNDMNTYAADVAELVAFLDLKNVIHVGHSTGGGEALRYAAQYGKDRVSKVVLISAITPYMIADENNPNGVPLSVFDDIRYNTLHNRAQFFQDITIPFFGYNREGVTIKKGIQDNWWRQGMMGGIKAQYDCIEVFSETDFTEDLKSITIPILVLHGDDDQIVPYETTAVKAAELLQNGKLIIYPGFSHGMPTTEAATINKDILEFINE; this is translated from the coding sequence ATGAACAAGTTTACAGTAAAAGACGGAACAGAGATTTATTTCAAAGACTTAGGAGCAGGACAACCCATTTTTTTTCACCACGGTTGGCCATTATCATCAGATGATTGGGATGCTCAAATGATGTTTTTCTTAGAGAAAGGGTACAGAGTAATTGCACACGACAGACGCGGCCATGGTCGTTCTACCCAAACATTCCAAGGAAATGATATGAATACTTATGCTGCTGATGTAGCTGAATTAGTTGCATTTTTAGATTTGAAAAACGTAATCCACGTAGGACATTCCACAGGCGGCGGGGAAGCACTTCGTTATGCAGCACAATATGGAAAAGACCGCGTATCGAAAGTAGTTTTGATTAGTGCCATCACTCCTTATATGATTGCCGATGAGAACAATCCAAATGGCGTTCCCTTATCTGTGTTCGATGATATTCGTTACAATACACTACACAACAGAGCTCAATTTTTTCAAGACATCACTATCCCTTTCTTTGGCTATAACCGAGAGGGTGTAACAATCAAAAAAGGTATTCAAGACAATTGGTGGAGACAAGGAATGATGGGTGGCATCAAAGCACAATACGATTGTATCGAGGTGTTTTCTGAAACTGATTTTACTGAAGATTTAAAAAGTATAACCATTCCGATTTTGGTATTGCATGGTGATGACGACCAGATAGTACCTTATGAAACCACTGCTGTAAAAGCTGCAGAATTGTTACAAAACGGAAAGTTAATCATCTATCCTGGTTTCTCTCATGGTATGCCAACGACAGAAGCCGCAACCATCAACAAAGACATTTTAGAATTTATCAACGAATAA
- a CDS encoding nuclear transport factor 2 family protein: MKNLPNVIVDLIKAQDNFNSTAYANCFTATAMVFDEGKIHKGQKEIKQWIEKANKDYQVVMKPLVYLGTDQTLQAEISGSFPGSPLVLTYQFEIIDHKIQSLKIV, translated from the coding sequence ATGAAAAATTTACCTAACGTAATTGTGGACCTTATAAAAGCACAAGATAATTTTAACAGTACTGCATATGCCAACTGCTTTACAGCAACTGCTATGGTATTTGACGAAGGAAAAATACATAAAGGACAAAAAGAGATAAAACAATGGATTGAAAAAGCCAATAAGGATTATCAAGTGGTGATGAAACCTCTTGTCTATTTGGGTACAGATCAAACCTTACAAGCTGAAATTTCAGGTTCTTTTCCTGGAAGTCCATTAGTGTTAACTTATCAATTTGAAATCATTGACCATAAGATTCAATCACTCAAAATTGTGTAA
- a CDS encoding helix-turn-helix domain-containing protein: MYERKTIPNLNCGLDLIGEVLYGKWKMRLLWFINEGYQRPSELQRKIPDASRRVLNIQLKELEEHELVSKIIYPVVPPKVEYSLTEFGKTLLPVISTIGNWGDEHEERLRTLIMKKWKD, from the coding sequence ATGTATGAAAGAAAAACTATACCAAATTTAAACTGTGGTTTAGATCTAATAGGAGAAGTACTGTATGGTAAATGGAAAATGCGTTTGCTGTGGTTTATAAATGAAGGGTACCAACGACCAAGTGAATTACAGCGTAAAATTCCTGATGCTTCCAGAAGAGTGTTAAATATTCAGTTGAAAGAATTGGAGGAGCATGAACTGGTTTCAAAAATTATTTATCCAGTGGTTCCCCCAAAAGTTGAATATTCCTTAACTGAATTTGGAAAGACATTACTTCCAGTAATTTCCACCATAGGAAATTGGGGTGATGAACATGAAGAGCGATTGCGAACGCTGATTATGAAAAAGTGGAAAGATTAG
- a CDS encoding helix-turn-helix domain-containing protein encodes MLKEFSYKQFGNIEFSKKALEETTLTSIADHIKILLIPKNAIIQVDFQEFNMKTDALLFINPKVIVKPCETINGILIHFNRDFYCIEIHDQEVACDGILYNNVFEIPFINLNENQSKDIQNIIQEIKTEMNHEDANTEEMLRILLKLIILKSTRIWKEQHQLAENTQHADVQFLRKFSKLVEQNYKTHHTVADYAELLFVTPKNLSKKIGLISKSTPNDIIKDRILLESKRLLVHTKMTVKEIAYSLNYDDDAYFVRFFTKQTGLSPMAFRKQF; translated from the coding sequence ATGCTAAAAGAATTTTCATATAAACAATTCGGAAATATCGAATTCAGCAAAAAAGCTTTGGAAGAAACTACACTTACTTCAATAGCAGACCATATAAAAATTCTCTTGATTCCAAAAAATGCTATCATCCAAGTAGATTTTCAAGAATTTAATATGAAAACTGATGCTCTCTTGTTTATTAATCCAAAAGTAATTGTAAAACCATGTGAAACAATAAATGGTATATTAATCCATTTCAACAGAGATTTTTATTGCATCGAAATTCACGATCAAGAAGTGGCTTGTGATGGGATTCTTTACAATAATGTTTTTGAAATTCCTTTTATTAATCTTAATGAGAATCAATCCAAAGATATCCAAAACATTATTCAAGAAATCAAAACGGAGATGAATCATGAAGATGCTAACACAGAAGAAATGCTTCGCATCTTATTAAAACTGATCATTCTTAAGTCAACTCGAATTTGGAAAGAGCAACACCAATTAGCAGAGAATACCCAACATGCCGATGTACAGTTTTTAAGAAAGTTCAGCAAATTGGTAGAACAAAATTACAAAACACATCATACCGTTGCTGATTATGCAGAACTATTATTTGTAACTCCAAAAAACCTCAGCAAAAAAATAGGATTAATTAGTAAAAGTACTCCAAACGATATCATCAAAGACCGAATACTATTAGAAAGCAAACGTCTTTTAGTTCATACCAAAATGACCGTAAAAGAAATCGCCTATAGCTTAAATTATGATGACGATGCTTATTTTGTGAGGTTTTTTACCAAACAAACCGGTCTGTCACCAATGGCATTTAGGAAGCAATTTTAA
- a CDS encoding histone H1, producing the protein MKDLVARINAEMENFKTESEALVEKGVKAAGARARKSSLEIEKLLKEFRKVSIEESKK; encoded by the coding sequence ATGAAAGATTTAGTAGCAAGAATTAACGCTGAAATGGAAAACTTTAAAACAGAATCAGAAGCACTTGTTGAAAAAGGAGTAAAAGCAGCTGGAGCTAGAGCTCGCAAATCAAGCTTAGAAATAGAAAAACTATTAAAAGAATTCAGAAAAGTTTCTATCGAAGAATCTAAGAAATAA
- a CDS encoding Crp/Fnr family transcriptional regulator, whose product MELLLNYIRKYSSSLVSENDFEIIKSYFTFKKLRKKQYFLQEGQVCKHFAFILKGAMRQYYIDEKGTEHFVQLGIENWWMGDRESWAMLTPSRYTIDAWEDTEILTISHADVLKVSQQFPALMEMMRKMDEQNTIATQKRITSTISHTSQRRYTDFTLEYPDFIKRFPQHVIASYIGITKDTLSRVRNKRS is encoded by the coding sequence ATGGAACTATTATTAAACTATATCAGAAAATACTCTTCCTCTTTAGTATCAGAAAATGATTTCGAGATTATTAAAAGTTATTTTACTTTTAAAAAGCTAAGAAAAAAACAATATTTCTTACAAGAGGGTCAAGTCTGCAAACATTTTGCATTTATTTTGAAAGGTGCAATGCGACAATATTACATTGACGAAAAAGGAACTGAGCATTTTGTGCAATTAGGTATAGAAAATTGGTGGATGGGTGACAGAGAAAGTTGGGCAATGCTCACACCATCGCGTTACACTATTGATGCCTGGGAAGATACTGAAATACTAACTATTTCACATGCAGATGTATTGAAAGTAAGTCAACAATTTCCAGCACTTATGGAAATGATGCGGAAAATGGACGAACAAAATACTATTGCCACACAAAAAAGAATAACTTCTACAATTAGCCATACTTCTCAACGCCGCTATACTGATTTTACTTTGGAATATCCAGATTTTATAAAGCGTTTTCCTCAACATGTAATTGCCTCTTATATTGGAATTACGAAAGACACATTAAGTAGGGTGCGAAACAAACGCTCTTAA
- a CDS encoding RNA polymerase sigma factor, translating to MPNTNQSNTCDEIIFSSFFKSQIKALRNFLFYKFGNKEQAEDIAQEAFVKLWQNCGSVPIEKAKSYIYTIANNSSLNEIAHQKVVLRYEKNFTGLDKTNESPEYLLEEKQFQTKLLKAIENLNEKQRVAFLMHRIDGKKYSEIASALNISIKAVEKRIHLALLSLRKEIDL from the coding sequence ATGCCAAATACAAACCAATCAAACACTTGTGACGAAATAATCTTTTCCTCTTTTTTCAAAAGTCAAATAAAAGCACTTCGGAATTTTCTTTTTTACAAATTTGGCAACAAAGAACAGGCAGAAGATATCGCACAAGAGGCGTTTGTCAAACTTTGGCAAAACTGCGGTTCCGTACCGATTGAAAAGGCAAAGTCTTATATTTATACGATAGCAAACAATAGCAGTCTTAATGAAATTGCTCATCAAAAAGTGGTGTTGCGATATGAAAAAAACTTTACAGGTTTAGATAAAACAAATGAAAGTCCAGAATATCTTTTGGAGGAAAAACAATTTCAAACCAAACTGTTGAAAGCCATTGAAAATTTAAACGAAAAACAGCGCGTAGCTTTTTTGATGCACCGTATTGATGGAAAGAAATATAGCGAAATTGCATCAGCACTCAATATTAGCATTAAAGCTGTCGAAAAGCGTATTCATTTGGCTTTGCTAAGTTTACGCAAAGAAATTGATTTGTAA
- a CDS encoding SDR family oxidoreductase, producing MENTFNFNNELSGKIALVTGGTKGTGKAIAERLEAAGATVIITARNPPEQPNAKQHFIAADLTKASGTEKVVNEVLEQFGKLDILVNNLGGSETKSGGYSVLNDKDWLHSLENNLLAPVRLDRGFLPQMVEQKSGVIVHIASIQGKLPLYDSTLPYAAAKAGLINYSKGLSNEVAPKGVRVLTVSPGWINTSASKAMMERIAESSNTTIEEATKSVMDALGGIPIGRPAQPEEVAELIGFLVSPRANYLTGTEFIIDGGTLPTI from the coding sequence ATGGAAAATACATTTAATTTCAACAACGAACTATCAGGGAAAATCGCCTTAGTAACAGGTGGAACAAAAGGAACTGGAAAAGCCATAGCAGAAAGACTCGAAGCTGCAGGCGCAACAGTAATCATCACGGCAAGAAATCCGCCAGAGCAACCTAATGCAAAGCAACATTTTATTGCTGCCGATTTAACAAAAGCATCAGGAACCGAAAAAGTAGTGAATGAGGTTTTAGAACAATTTGGCAAACTGGATATTTTAGTAAATAATTTAGGAGGTTCGGAAACCAAAAGTGGTGGATATTCTGTTTTAAATGATAAAGATTGGTTACATTCACTTGAGAATAATTTGCTCGCACCTGTTCGGCTAGATCGTGGTTTTCTACCACAAATGGTTGAACAAAAAAGTGGCGTTATTGTTCACATAGCTTCTATTCAGGGGAAATTGCCTTTATATGATTCAACTTTACCTTATGCGGCAGCAAAAGCAGGTTTAATTAATTACAGCAAAGGCTTATCCAACGAGGTTGCCCCCAAAGGTGTTCGAGTGTTGACCGTTTCTCCTGGTTGGATTAACACTTCAGCTTCAAAGGCTATGATGGAACGCATTGCAGAAAGTTCCAATACAACTATTGAAGAAGCTACAAAAAGTGTTATGGATGCTTTAGGGGGCATTCCAATAGGTCGCCCCGCACAACCGGAAGAAGTAGCAGAACTTATTGGCTTTTTAGTTTCGCCTAGAGCCAACTATTTGACAGGAACCGAGTTTATAATTGATGGCGGAACACTACCGACCATATAA
- a CDS encoding TonB-dependent receptor plug domain-containing protein, with protein sequence MPFKEILFEIEKQHKVSFNYTEDNIIGLYLNPPKRSLSLNQKLQYLERNTNLSFENIGNQFINIYKKDKEASIICGYVFSADKKPIENANINLNDKIQLTTDANGYFEGEKSEKNILWISHIGYITKRIVTTNSGPKKCLEILLSPDITELEEIKTNAILASGISKSKDGSFEIKPKKFGILPGLIEPDALQTMQQIAGVNSIDESVSSINVRGGTHDQNLFLWNGIRMFQTGHFFGLISVFNPNLAHTIAIYKNGSSAFYGESVSSVVAISSTPQLAEKNTFSAGINMINADMYAKYNLSKKSYIEIAARKSITDFIETPTFKEYFNKIFQNTTISDFSKNKNIKYQSDKEFDFYDATLKYAQKIGTKDQIILDVITIKDNLKVLQSAATNDLNKSENNGLQQQNFGGNLSWKREWNSWNTTKINAYNSSYKLLANQKATTGNQIVIQENTVENNGINLENNHTISADFSLNNGYQFNEIGVTNLEQVTNPDFYRKTKEVLRTHTLILEGIYNDTISRIYAKAGTRMNYIEKFKKFIVEPRLQFNYGISKSLNIELLAELKSQNSQQMIYLQKDYFGIEKRRWVLSDNKTIPIQRSKQVSLNLCYKKDDWLLEVENFYKKVTGITTSSQGFQNQLEFIRTTGDYEILGTEILIQKKMNHFLTWVSYTYNDNNYDFSKYEHPIFPNNFELMHTFSWAGMYEKNNFKMALGTKWTSGRPKTSPASSQIDPSNPVINYNKPNNTNVNVFSQVNLSATYKWMTVNGVQYKLGISILNILNRKNEINEYYRISSLSNAIEEVATFSLRRTPNISFRVSL encoded by the coding sequence ATGCCTTTTAAGGAAATTTTATTTGAGATTGAAAAACAACATAAAGTAAGCTTTAATTACACTGAAGACAATATTATAGGACTTTACCTAAATCCCCCTAAAAGATCACTTTCACTAAATCAAAAACTACAATATCTTGAGAGAAACACCAATTTGTCTTTTGAAAATATAGGAAATCAATTCATTAATATTTACAAAAAAGACAAGGAAGCCAGTATAATTTGTGGCTACGTTTTTTCGGCAGACAAAAAACCTATCGAGAACGCAAATATCAATTTAAACGATAAAATCCAGCTTACAACGGATGCTAATGGTTATTTTGAAGGTGAAAAATCTGAGAAAAACATACTCTGGATTAGTCATATCGGATACATAACAAAAAGAATTGTTACTACTAATTCAGGTCCCAAAAAGTGTTTGGAAATTCTACTATCTCCTGATATCACAGAACTGGAAGAGATTAAAACCAATGCTATTTTAGCTTCGGGAATCTCAAAAAGTAAGGACGGTTCATTTGAAATTAAACCCAAGAAATTTGGTATTTTGCCAGGACTTATCGAGCCAGATGCATTGCAAACAATGCAGCAAATTGCAGGTGTAAACAGTATCGACGAAAGCGTGTCAAGCATCAATGTGCGCGGTGGGACTCACGACCAAAATTTGTTTTTGTGGAATGGAATACGCATGTTTCAAACGGGACATTTTTTTGGTTTAATATCGGTTTTTAATCCCAATTTGGCTCATACCATTGCTATATACAAAAATGGAAGTTCTGCTTTTTATGGAGAAAGTGTTTCTAGTGTAGTAGCTATTTCTTCAACTCCTCAACTAGCGGAGAAGAATACTTTTAGCGCAGGAATCAATATGATTAATGCTGATATGTATGCAAAGTACAACCTTTCGAAAAAGAGTTATATCGAAATTGCTGCACGTAAATCGATTACTGATTTTATAGAAACTCCTACCTTTAAAGAATACTTCAATAAAATATTTCAAAATACGACAATCTCTGATTTTTCCAAAAATAAAAATATCAAGTACCAAAGCGATAAAGAATTTGATTTCTATGATGCAACACTTAAATATGCTCAAAAAATAGGAACCAAAGACCAAATAATACTGGATGTAATAACCATAAAAGACAATTTGAAAGTGTTGCAAAGTGCGGCTACAAACGACTTAAACAAATCAGAAAACAACGGGTTACAACAGCAAAATTTTGGGGGAAATTTATCTTGGAAAAGAGAATGGAATAGCTGGAATACCACTAAAATTAATGCTTACAACTCTTCCTATAAACTTTTGGCCAACCAGAAAGCTACTACTGGGAATCAAATCGTTATTCAGGAAAATACAGTGGAAAATAATGGAATAAATTTGGAAAATAACCATACCATTAGTGCTGATTTTAGTCTTAATAATGGTTATCAGTTCAACGAAATAGGGGTTACGAATTTGGAGCAGGTAACTAATCCAGATTTTTATCGTAAAACCAAGGAAGTGTTGAGAACACATACTTTGATTTTGGAAGGAATATATAATGACACCATTTCGAGAATATATGCTAAGGCGGGAACACGAATGAATTATATCGAAAAATTCAAGAAATTTATAGTAGAACCTCGATTACAGTTCAACTACGGCATTAGCAAAAGTCTGAATATAGAACTCCTGGCTGAGCTAAAAAGCCAGAATTCGCAACAAATGATTTATTTGCAAAAAGATTATTTCGGCATCGAAAAAAGACGTTGGGTTCTATCAGACAACAAGACAATTCCTATTCAAAGAAGCAAACAAGTATCGTTGAATTTATGTTATAAAAAGGATGATTGGTTGCTAGAAGTAGAGAATTTTTATAAAAAAGTTACTGGAATTACGACTTCAAGTCAAGGTTTTCAAAACCAATTAGAATTTATTAGAACTACAGGAGACTATGAAATTTTGGGAACAGAAATTCTGATTCAAAAAAAGATGAATCACTTCCTTACTTGGGTAAGTTATACATACAATGATAACAACTATGATTTCTCTAAGTACGAACACCCTATTTTTCCAAACAACTTTGAGTTGATGCATACCTTTTCGTGGGCAGGAATGTATGAGAAAAATAATTTCAAAATGGCACTCGGTACAAAATGGACTTCAGGTAGACCAAAAACCTCTCCAGCTAGTTCACAAATCGACCCTTCTAATCCCGTGATTAACTACAATAAACCCAACAATACCAATGTAAATGTTTTTTCACAAGTTAATCTTTCCGCTACTTACAAGTGGATGACTGTAAATGGAGTTCAATATAAATTAGGAATATCCATCTTAAACATCTTGAACAGAAAAAATGAGATTAACGAGTACTATAGAATTAGCTCTTTATCAAACGCTATAGAGGAAGTAGCAACTTTTTCACTTCGAAGAACACCAAACATAAGCTTTAGAGTTTCACTATAA
- a CDS encoding alpha/beta fold hydrolase, which translates to MKNLILTIGLFTTLLTSNVSFSQQKRTPASFGRAEYVEVEKNVKLHVTDLGEGQPLVLIHGWPLSDAMYEYQYAYFLEKGYRVIGITLRGFGLSDKPAGKYNYDVFADDIKVVLDQLKIENATIGGFSMGGATVIHYVAKYKAAHVSKMALFGAAAPIWTKRADFNYGFWTKEDVNGLISLNNTNRPQLLANFGTIFPANETSVSAGQGAWLGTIQAQASPYAMAEGLKTLRDSDLREDLTKITIPTLILHGKLDKICSYELAEQMNKGLKNSKLVPFEKSGHALFIEELDKFNTELLNFIK; encoded by the coding sequence ATGAAAAATTTAATTTTAACCATTGGATTATTTACAACATTACTAACTAGCAATGTATCGTTTTCACAACAAAAAAGAACACCCGCTTCTTTTGGTAGAGCAGAATATGTAGAAGTAGAAAAAAATGTAAAACTACACGTTACTGATTTAGGCGAGGGTCAACCCTTAGTATTAATTCATGGCTGGCCACTAAGCGATGCTATGTACGAATATCAATATGCTTATTTCCTAGAAAAAGGATACAGAGTAATTGGTATTACTTTAAGAGGTTTTGGTTTATCAGACAAACCTGCTGGTAAATACAATTATGATGTTTTCGCAGACGATATCAAAGTAGTTTTAGATCAACTGAAAATAGAAAATGCAACAATTGGTGGCTTTTCTATGGGTGGTGCAACGGTGATTCACTATGTTGCAAAATATAAAGCAGCACACGTTTCTAAAATGGCATTGTTTGGTGCAGCAGCACCAATTTGGACCAAAAGAGCCGATTTCAACTATGGTTTCTGGACCAAAGAGGATGTAAATGGTTTGATTAGTTTAAACAATACGAACAGACCTCAATTATTAGCTAATTTCGGAACCATCTTCCCTGCAAACGAAACTAGTGTTTCAGCCGGACAAGGTGCTTGGTTAGGAACCATTCAGGCACAAGCTTCTCCTTATGCCATGGCCGAGGGATTAAAAACTTTACGTGATAGTGATTTACGTGAAGACTTGACAAAAATTACAATTCCAACGCTTATCTTACACGGTAAATTAGATAAAATATGCTCTTATGAGTTAGCAGAACAAATGAACAAGGGTCTTAAAAATTCAAAATTAGTACCTTTTGAAAAAAGCGGACACGCTCTATTTATTGAGGAATTAGACAAGTTCAATACTGAATTACTGAATTTTATAAAATAA
- a CDS encoding Rid family detoxifying hydrolase codes for MKYLISIFSILVLVACNSTNKLVVKNTTNLPKPIGPYSYAKRYEDLILVSGQIGIDPVTNTLKEGIEEQTNQIFKNLKEILKSNDSDVNHILKTTIFLTDINQFETVNKIYSTYFSGQFPTRSTIVVVALPKNAVIEIECIAVKK; via the coding sequence ATGAAATATCTTATCTCCATTTTTAGTATCCTCGTACTTGTTGCCTGTAACAGTACGAATAAATTGGTTGTCAAAAACACAACAAACTTGCCAAAACCGATTGGCCCCTATAGTTATGCAAAACGCTATGAAGATTTGATTTTGGTTTCAGGACAAATTGGAATAGATCCGGTCACAAATACTTTAAAAGAAGGAATAGAAGAACAAACCAATCAGATTTTCAAAAATTTAAAAGAGATTCTTAAAAGCAATGATTCAGACGTAAATCATATCCTCAAAACAACCATTTTCCTTACTGATATCAATCAATTTGAAACGGTCAACAAAATATACAGTACTTATTTCTCAGGTCAATTTCCTACCCGAAGCACTATTGTTGTTGTTGCATTACCAAAGAATGCTGTTATTGAAATAGAGTGCATAGCGGTTAAAAAATAA
- a CDS encoding FecR family protein: MKENHLLAKWLNDDLSEDELVAFEASPDFEKYQKIKNYTAYLEVEDWDENPMLANILKQKKTVTKVVPLYKKWFFQAAAILVLALGITFAIQNFVQQTQTANFGEKNTFLLPDNSEVVLNSGSEIHFKKWNWDSNRHLELNGEAYFKVAKGKRFEVQTNLGKVSVLGTQFNVKARKNRFDVVCYEGRVKVNYGNIQVLLTQGQSIIFENGKQINRGTISSKPEWMDNQIAFYKENIKSLRDEVRRQYNITIEVNAKDTTSLFTGKLPTKNLDVALQIISTTYNLEMKKVSKNTIIFDEK; the protein is encoded by the coding sequence ATGAAAGAAAATCACTTACTAGCGAAATGGCTCAACGATGATTTGTCAGAGGATGAATTAGTAGCATTTGAAGCAAGTCCCGATTTTGAAAAATACCAAAAGATTAAGAACTATACTGCATATTTAGAAGTAGAGGATTGGGATGAAAATCCGATGCTTGCGAATATTCTAAAGCAGAAAAAAACGGTTACAAAAGTAGTTCCTTTATACAAAAAATGGTTCTTTCAAGCAGCGGCAATCCTTGTTTTGGCTCTTGGAATTACGTTCGCTATCCAAAATTTTGTACAACAAACACAAACGGCAAACTTTGGTGAAAAAAACACTTTTTTATTACCGGATAATTCCGAAGTGGTGCTGAATTCGGGTTCTGAAATACACTTTAAAAAATGGAATTGGGACAGCAACAGACATCTTGAACTAAACGGAGAAGCTTATTTCAAAGTAGCCAAAGGAAAACGTTTTGAAGTGCAGACCAACCTAGGGAAAGTATCGGTTTTAGGAACGCAATTCAACGTAAAAGCTAGAAAAAATAGGTTTGATGTTGTCTGTTACGAAGGACGTGTAAAAGTAAATTATGGGAACATTCAAGTGCTGTTAACGCAAGGACAAAGCATTATTTTTGAAAATGGTAAGCAAATAAATCGAGGAACAATTTCATCGAAGCCAGAATGGATGGATAATCAAATCGCTTTTTATAAGGAAAATATCAAATCCTTGCGAGACGAAGTTCGTAGACAGTACAATATCACGATTGAAGTAAACGCAAAAGATACCACGTCTCTATTTACGGGAAAACTGCCAACTAAAAATTTAGATGTTGCTTTACAAATCATTAGTACAACCTATAATTTAGAGATGAAAAAAGTCTCAAAGAATACAATAATTTTTGACGAAAAATAA